A single genomic interval of Alligator mississippiensis isolate rAllMis1 chromosome 15, rAllMis1, whole genome shotgun sequence harbors:
- the MYO1A gene encoding unconventional myosin-Ia isoform X3 yields MSGQGAQGGWAGPFPAACTPPAPPGYLSSVFFPFPAVGKAFCFLLQFVFFNKGLVCRRRVPAWCVPASACPLPGLMPFPGHGGEVVPTQCPLDGSTGLRPVSQSPGTRARAMEADPPVLATVGVGDLVLLDPLSEESLLSNLRERFLHKEIYTYIGNVVISVNPYCPLPIYSAEMVEQYCNGNFYALKPHIYAIAEDAYSSLRDRDRDQCILITGESGAGKTEASKLVMSYVAAVCSKGAEVTKVKEQLLQSNPVLEAFGNAKTIRNNNSSRFGKYMDVEFDFKGEPLGGLISNYLLEKSRVVQHVKNERNFHIFYQLLAGASDPLLKRLKLQRDCRHHGYLGDEDPRLPGMDDATNFQAVQDAMRIIGFSEAEVTQLLEVTAVVLKLGDLQLSSQFQASGMEACGIQNMQVLRDICELIGLRESVLEQALCSRTMEAKQEKVVTALSVAQGYFGRDALAKNIYSRLFDWLVTRINESIQVTTGERRKVMGVLDIYGFEIVKDNSFEQFIINYCNEKLQQIFILMTLKEEQEEYFREGIAWTPVTFFDNGIICDLIESGKGGILALLDEECLRPGTVSPATFLAKLDQAFGNHKHYESRKSQSDRRITDTSLPSTCFRVHHYAGKVTYNATGFIEKNMDQLYRGLAQAMWQAKHTLLRSLFPDGDPKKASLKMPPTAGFQFKASISTLMKNLYSKNPNYIRCIKPNESQAPGLFTDELVRNQVRYLGLLENVRVRRAGYAYRQPYQPCLERYRLLSTHTWPRWAGTARDGVQALFSDLDILPEELAYGHTKVFIRTPRTLFDLEERRRRQVEELATLIQKTYRGWRCRTQYQLMRKSQILISAWFRGHVQKKRYQHTKRAVLLIQACARGWKTRKEYTKYFRSGAMARLANFIYRRLLQKFFLGLKNNLPPLTVSDRSWPPAPYRFLANANEELKTIFYHWKCKKYRDQLSLEKRAALQTKLCASELFKGKKARYGPSVPEPFQGDYVGLQKNPKYQKLQAAAQGKLVLADAVRKVNQANGKMTPQLLLLTKEHVILADPKATQPKVVISLSDIRATSVTRFSDGLLVLHLKEQTGTGGTKGDVLLVSDHVIEVVTRLHQALLETTRQALNLQIADQFSTQFKKSSIAVTVVQGPKGHLGPVCKKKGKKMEVLVC; encoded by the exons ATGTCGGGCCAGGGGGCacaagggggctgggctgggccattcccagctgcctgcactcccccagcccctcctggctacctttcaagtgttttttttcctttccctgcgGTCGGCAAAGCTTTTTGTTTCCTGCTTCAGTtcgttttttttaataaaggattGGTTTGTAGGCGCCGAGTCCCTGCGTGGTGTGTGCCGGCTTCTGCGTGCCCCCTCCCTGGGTTAATGCCGTTCccagggcatggtggggaggtTGTGCCAACCCAGTGCCCTCTGGATGGGAGCACGGGGCTGAGGCCTGTATCCCAGAGTCCAG ggaccagggccagggccatggAGGCggacccaccagtgctggccaCGGTGGGAGTGGGTGACCTGGTGCTGCTGGATCCCCTGAGCGAGGAGTCACTGCTCAGCAACCTCCGGGAGCGCTTCCTGCACAAGGAGATCTAC ACCTACATTGGCAATGTGGTGATCTCAGTGAACCCGTACTGCCCGCTGCCCATCTACTCGGCGGAGATGGTGGAGCAATACTGCAATGGCAATTTCTACGCCTTGAAGCCACACAT CTATGCCATTGCTGAAGATGCCTATAGCTCTCTCCGGGACCGGGACAGGGACCAGTGCATCCTCATCACCGGCGAGAGCGGTGCTGGCAAGACTG AGGCCAGCAAGCTGGTGATGTCCTACGTGGCAGCCGTGTGCAGCAAAGGCGCTGAGGTGACCAAGGTgaaggagcagctgctgcagtccaaCCCCGTGCTGGAGG CTTTCGGGAATGCAAAGACCATCCGGAACAACAACTCCTCCCGCTTC GGCAAGTACATGGACGTGGAGTTCGACTTCAAGGGCGAGCCCCTGGGAGGCCTCATAAGCAACT ATCTTCTGGAGAAGTCCCGTGTCGTGCAGCACGTCAAGAACGAGAGGAACTTCCACATCTTCTACCAGCTCCTGGCCGGAGCGTCCGACCCGCTGCTGA AGCGGCTGAAGCTGCAGCGTGACTGCCGGCACCATGGCTACCTGGGTGACGAGGACCCACGCCTGCCGGGCATGGACGATGCCACCAACTTCCAGGCCGTGCAG GATGCCATGCGGATCATTGGCTTCTCAGAGGCGGAGGTGACGCAGCTGCTGGAGGTGACAGCCGTGGTGCTCAAGCTGGGCGACCTGCAGCTCAGCAGCCAGTTCCAGGCCAGCGGCATGGAGGCCTGTGGCATCCAGAACATGCAAG TGCTGCGGGACATCTGCGAGCTCATCGGGCTCCGGGAGAGTGTCCTAGAGCAGGCTCTGTGCTCCCGCACCATGGAGGCCAAGCAGGAGAAGGTGGTGACAGCCCTCAGCGTTGCCCAG GGCTACTTCGGGCGGGACGCGCTGGCCAAGAACATCTACAGCCGCCTCTTTGACTGGCTGGTGACCCGCATCAACGAGAGCATCCAG GTGACCACAGGCGAGCGGCGGAAGGTGATGGGTGTCCTGGATATTTACGGCTTTGAGATTGTCAAG gacAACAGCTTTGAGCAGTTCATCATCAATTACTGCAACGAGAAGCTGCAGCAGATCTTCATCCTCATGACCCtgaaggaggagcaggaggaataCTTCCGGGAG GGCATCGCATGGACCCCAGTGACCTTCTTTGACAACGGCATCATCTGTGACCTGATCGAGAGT GGCAAGGGCGGGATCCTGGCGCTGCTGGATGAGGAGTGCCTGCGCCCGGGCACCGTGagccctgccaccttcctggcCAAGCTGGACCAGGCCTTCGGCAACCACAAGCACTACGAGAGCCGGAAGAGCCAGAGTGACCGGCGCATCACCGACACCAGCCTGCCCAGCACCTGCTTCCGTGTGCACCACTACGCTGGCAAG GTGACCTACAATGCCACGGGCTTCATCGAGAAGAACATGGACCAGCTGTACCGGGGGCTGGCACAGGCCATGTGGCAGGCCAAGCACACTTTGCTGCGCAGCCTCTTCCCTGACGGCGACCCCAAGAAGGCATCACTTAAGATGCCCCCCACAGCCGGCTTCCAGTTCAAGGCCTCCATCAGCACCCTCATGAAGAACCTGTACTCCAAGAACCCCAACTACATCAG GTGCATCAAGCCCAATGAGAGCCAGGCGCCGGGGCTGTTCACGGATGAGCTGGTGCGCAACCAGGTGCGGTACCTGGGGCTGCTGGAGAACGTGCGGGTGCGGCGGGCCGGCTACGCCTACCGCCAGCCCTATCAGCCCTGCCTGGAGCGCTACcggctgctcagcacccacaCCTGGCCCCGCTGGGCCGGCACTGCCAG GGACGGGGTCCAGGCACTGTTCTCTGACCTGGACATCCTGCCTGAGGAGCTGGCCTATGGGCACACCAAGGTCTTCATCCGCACGCCACGCACC CTCTTCGACCTGGAGGAGCGGCGCCGGCGCCAGGTGGAGGAGCTGGCCACGCTGATCCAAAAGACCTACCGGGGCTGGCGGTGCCGTACCCAGTACCAGCTCATGCGCAAGAGCCAGATCCTCATCTCAGCCTGGTTCCGGGGCCACGTG CAAAAGAAGAGGTATCAGCACACGAAGAGGGCGGTACTGCTCATCCAGGCCTGTGCCCGTGGCTGGAAG ACGCGGAAGGAGTACACAAAATACTTCCGCTCTGGGGCCATGGCCCGTCTGGCCAACTTCATCTACCGGCGGCTG CTGCAAAAGTTTTTCCTGGGGCTGAAGAACAACCTGCCCCCGCTGACTGTGAGCGACCGGAGTTGGCCACCAGCCCCCTACCGCTTCCTGGCCAATGCCAATGAGGAGCTGAAGACCATCTTCTACCACTGGAAG TGTAAGAAGTACCGGGACCAGCTGAGCCTGGAGAAGCGGGCAGCGCTGCAGACCAAGCTGTGtgccagtgagctcttcaagGGCAAGAAGGCACGGTACGGCCCCAG TGTCCCGGAGCCGTTCCAGGGTGACTATGTGGGGCTGCAGAAGAACCCCAAGTACCAGAAGCTGCAAGCCGCGGCCCAGGGCAAGCTGGTGCTGGCTGACGCTGTGAGGAAAGTGAACCAGGCCAACGGCAAG ATgacaccccagctcctgctgctcaccAAGGAGCACGTGATCCTCGCAGACCCCAAGGCCACCCAGCCCAAGGTCGTCATCAGCCTGAGTGACATCCGTGCCACCTCTGTCACCCGCTTTTCCGACGGGCTGCTCGTGCTACACCTCAAGGAG CAGACGGGCACGGGGGGGACCAAGGGCGATGTCCTGCTGGTCAGTGACCATGTCATCGAGGTCGTCACCCGTCTGCACCAGGCCCTGCTGGAGACCACGCGGCAGGCGCTCAACCTCCAGATTGCCGACCA GTTCTCCACGCAGTTCAAGAAGAGCAGCATTGCAGTGACGGTGGTGCAGGGGCCGAAGGGGCACCTGGGGCCTGTCTGCAAAAAGAAGGGCAAGAAGATGGAGGTGCTGGTCTGCTGA
- the MYO1A gene encoding unconventional myosin-Ia isoform X1 yields the protein MSGQGAQGGWAGPFPAACTPPAPPGYLSSVFFPFPAVGKAFCFLLQFVFFNKGLVCRRRVPAWCVPASACPLPGLMPFPGHGGEVVPTQCPLDGSTGLRPVSQSPGTRARAMEADPPVLATVGVGDLVLLDPLSEESLLSNLRERFLHKEIYTYIGNVVISVNPYCPLPIYSAEMVEQYCNGNFYALKPHIYAIAEDAYSSLRDRDRDQCILITGESGAGKTEASKLVMSYVAAVCSKGAEVTKVKEQLLQSNPVLEAFGNAKTIRNNNSSRFGKYMDVEFDFKGEPLGGLISNYLLEKSRVVQHVKNERNFHIFYQLLAGASDPLLKRLKLQRDCRHHGYLGDEDPRLPGMDDATNFQAVQDAMRIIGFSEAEVTQLLEVTAVVLKLGDLQLSSQFQASGMEACGIQNMQVLRDICELIGLRESVLEQALCSRTMEAKQEKVVTALSVAQGYFGRDALAKNIYSRLFDWLVTRINESIQVTTGERRKVMGVLDIYGFEIVKDNSFEQFIINYCNEKLQQIFILMTLKEEQEEYFREGIAWTPVTFFDNGIICDLIESGKGGILALLDEECLRPGTVSPATFLAKLDQAFGNHKHYESRKSQSDRRITDTSLPSTCFRVHHYAGKVTYNATGFIEKNMDQLYRGLAQAMWQAKHTLLRSLFPDGDPKKASLKMPPTAGFQFKASISTLMKNLYSKNPNYIRCIKPNESQAPGLFTDELVRNQVRYLGLLENVRVRRAGYAYRQPYQPCLERYRLLSTHTWPRWAGTARDGVQALFSDLDILPEELAYGHTKVFIRTPRTLFDLEERRRRQVEELATLIQKTYRGWRCRTQYQLMRKSQILISAWFRGHVQKKRYQHTKRAVLLIQACARGWKSRRLLRELKHQKRCHQAAAIISAYWKGYKTRKEYTKYFRSGAMARLANFIYRRLLQKFFLGLKNNLPPLTVSDRSWPPAPYRFLANANEELKTIFYHWKCKKYRDQLSLEKRAALQTKLCASELFKGKKARYGPSVPEPFQGDYVGLQKNPKYQKLQAAAQGKLVLADAVRKVNQANGKMTPQLLLLTKEHVILADPKATQPKVVISLSDIRATSVTRFSDGLLVLHLKEQTGTGGTKGDVLLVSDHVIEVVTRLHQALLETTRQALNLQIADQFSTQFKKSSIAVTVVQGPKGHLGPVCKKKGKKMEVLVC from the exons ATGTCGGGCCAGGGGGCacaagggggctgggctgggccattcccagctgcctgcactcccccagcccctcctggctacctttcaagtgttttttttcctttccctgcgGTCGGCAAAGCTTTTTGTTTCCTGCTTCAGTtcgttttttttaataaaggattGGTTTGTAGGCGCCGAGTCCCTGCGTGGTGTGTGCCGGCTTCTGCGTGCCCCCTCCCTGGGTTAATGCCGTTCccagggcatggtggggaggtTGTGCCAACCCAGTGCCCTCTGGATGGGAGCACGGGGCTGAGGCCTGTATCCCAGAGTCCAG ggaccagggccagggccatggAGGCggacccaccagtgctggccaCGGTGGGAGTGGGTGACCTGGTGCTGCTGGATCCCCTGAGCGAGGAGTCACTGCTCAGCAACCTCCGGGAGCGCTTCCTGCACAAGGAGATCTAC ACCTACATTGGCAATGTGGTGATCTCAGTGAACCCGTACTGCCCGCTGCCCATCTACTCGGCGGAGATGGTGGAGCAATACTGCAATGGCAATTTCTACGCCTTGAAGCCACACAT CTATGCCATTGCTGAAGATGCCTATAGCTCTCTCCGGGACCGGGACAGGGACCAGTGCATCCTCATCACCGGCGAGAGCGGTGCTGGCAAGACTG AGGCCAGCAAGCTGGTGATGTCCTACGTGGCAGCCGTGTGCAGCAAAGGCGCTGAGGTGACCAAGGTgaaggagcagctgctgcagtccaaCCCCGTGCTGGAGG CTTTCGGGAATGCAAAGACCATCCGGAACAACAACTCCTCCCGCTTC GGCAAGTACATGGACGTGGAGTTCGACTTCAAGGGCGAGCCCCTGGGAGGCCTCATAAGCAACT ATCTTCTGGAGAAGTCCCGTGTCGTGCAGCACGTCAAGAACGAGAGGAACTTCCACATCTTCTACCAGCTCCTGGCCGGAGCGTCCGACCCGCTGCTGA AGCGGCTGAAGCTGCAGCGTGACTGCCGGCACCATGGCTACCTGGGTGACGAGGACCCACGCCTGCCGGGCATGGACGATGCCACCAACTTCCAGGCCGTGCAG GATGCCATGCGGATCATTGGCTTCTCAGAGGCGGAGGTGACGCAGCTGCTGGAGGTGACAGCCGTGGTGCTCAAGCTGGGCGACCTGCAGCTCAGCAGCCAGTTCCAGGCCAGCGGCATGGAGGCCTGTGGCATCCAGAACATGCAAG TGCTGCGGGACATCTGCGAGCTCATCGGGCTCCGGGAGAGTGTCCTAGAGCAGGCTCTGTGCTCCCGCACCATGGAGGCCAAGCAGGAGAAGGTGGTGACAGCCCTCAGCGTTGCCCAG GGCTACTTCGGGCGGGACGCGCTGGCCAAGAACATCTACAGCCGCCTCTTTGACTGGCTGGTGACCCGCATCAACGAGAGCATCCAG GTGACCACAGGCGAGCGGCGGAAGGTGATGGGTGTCCTGGATATTTACGGCTTTGAGATTGTCAAG gacAACAGCTTTGAGCAGTTCATCATCAATTACTGCAACGAGAAGCTGCAGCAGATCTTCATCCTCATGACCCtgaaggaggagcaggaggaataCTTCCGGGAG GGCATCGCATGGACCCCAGTGACCTTCTTTGACAACGGCATCATCTGTGACCTGATCGAGAGT GGCAAGGGCGGGATCCTGGCGCTGCTGGATGAGGAGTGCCTGCGCCCGGGCACCGTGagccctgccaccttcctggcCAAGCTGGACCAGGCCTTCGGCAACCACAAGCACTACGAGAGCCGGAAGAGCCAGAGTGACCGGCGCATCACCGACACCAGCCTGCCCAGCACCTGCTTCCGTGTGCACCACTACGCTGGCAAG GTGACCTACAATGCCACGGGCTTCATCGAGAAGAACATGGACCAGCTGTACCGGGGGCTGGCACAGGCCATGTGGCAGGCCAAGCACACTTTGCTGCGCAGCCTCTTCCCTGACGGCGACCCCAAGAAGGCATCACTTAAGATGCCCCCCACAGCCGGCTTCCAGTTCAAGGCCTCCATCAGCACCCTCATGAAGAACCTGTACTCCAAGAACCCCAACTACATCAG GTGCATCAAGCCCAATGAGAGCCAGGCGCCGGGGCTGTTCACGGATGAGCTGGTGCGCAACCAGGTGCGGTACCTGGGGCTGCTGGAGAACGTGCGGGTGCGGCGGGCCGGCTACGCCTACCGCCAGCCCTATCAGCCCTGCCTGGAGCGCTACcggctgctcagcacccacaCCTGGCCCCGCTGGGCCGGCACTGCCAG GGACGGGGTCCAGGCACTGTTCTCTGACCTGGACATCCTGCCTGAGGAGCTGGCCTATGGGCACACCAAGGTCTTCATCCGCACGCCACGCACC CTCTTCGACCTGGAGGAGCGGCGCCGGCGCCAGGTGGAGGAGCTGGCCACGCTGATCCAAAAGACCTACCGGGGCTGGCGGTGCCGTACCCAGTACCAGCTCATGCGCAAGAGCCAGATCCTCATCTCAGCCTGGTTCCGGGGCCACGTG CAAAAGAAGAGGTATCAGCACACGAAGAGGGCGGTACTGCTCATCCAGGCCTGTGCCCGTGGCTGGAAG TCCCGCCGGCTCTTGCGGGAGCTGAAGCACCAGAAGCGTTGCCACCAGGCCGCAGCCATCATTTCTGCTTACTGGAAAGGGTACAAG ACGCGGAAGGAGTACACAAAATACTTCCGCTCTGGGGCCATGGCCCGTCTGGCCAACTTCATCTACCGGCGGCTG CTGCAAAAGTTTTTCCTGGGGCTGAAGAACAACCTGCCCCCGCTGACTGTGAGCGACCGGAGTTGGCCACCAGCCCCCTACCGCTTCCTGGCCAATGCCAATGAGGAGCTGAAGACCATCTTCTACCACTGGAAG TGTAAGAAGTACCGGGACCAGCTGAGCCTGGAGAAGCGGGCAGCGCTGCAGACCAAGCTGTGtgccagtgagctcttcaagGGCAAGAAGGCACGGTACGGCCCCAG TGTCCCGGAGCCGTTCCAGGGTGACTATGTGGGGCTGCAGAAGAACCCCAAGTACCAGAAGCTGCAAGCCGCGGCCCAGGGCAAGCTGGTGCTGGCTGACGCTGTGAGGAAAGTGAACCAGGCCAACGGCAAG ATgacaccccagctcctgctgctcaccAAGGAGCACGTGATCCTCGCAGACCCCAAGGCCACCCAGCCCAAGGTCGTCATCAGCCTGAGTGACATCCGTGCCACCTCTGTCACCCGCTTTTCCGACGGGCTGCTCGTGCTACACCTCAAGGAG CAGACGGGCACGGGGGGGACCAAGGGCGATGTCCTGCTGGTCAGTGACCATGTCATCGAGGTCGTCACCCGTCTGCACCAGGCCCTGCTGGAGACCACGCGGCAGGCGCTCAACCTCCAGATTGCCGACCA GTTCTCCACGCAGTTCAAGAAGAGCAGCATTGCAGTGACGGTGGTGCAGGGGCCGAAGGGGCACCTGGGGCCTGTCTGCAAAAAGAAGGGCAAGAAGATGGAGGTGCTGGTCTGCTGA
- the MYO1A gene encoding unconventional myosin-Ia isoform X5, producing MEADPPVLATVGVGDLVLLDPLSEESLLSNLRERFLHKEIYTYIGNVVISVNPYCPLPIYSAEMVEQYCNGNFYALKPHIYAIAEDAYSSLRDRDRDQCILITGESGAGKTEASKLVMSYVAAVCSKGAEVTKVKEQLLQSNPVLEAFGNAKTIRNNNSSRFGKYMDVEFDFKGEPLGGLISNYLLEKSRVVQHVKNERNFHIFYQLLAGASDPLLKRLKLQRDCRHHGYLGDEDPRLPGMDDATNFQAVQDAMRIIGFSEAEVTQLLEVTAVVLKLGDLQLSSQFQASGMEACGIQNMQVLRDICELIGLRESVLEQALCSRTMEAKQEKVVTALSVAQGYFGRDALAKNIYSRLFDWLVTRINESIQVTTGERRKVMGVLDIYGFEIVKDNSFEQFIINYCNEKLQQIFILMTLKEEQEEYFREGIAWTPVTFFDNGIICDLIESGKGGILALLDEECLRPGTVSPATFLAKLDQAFGNHKHYESRKSQSDRRITDTSLPSTCFRVHHYAGKVTYNATGFIEKNMDQLYRGLAQAMWQAKHTLLRSLFPDGDPKKASLKMPPTAGFQFKASISTLMKNLYSKNPNYIRCIKPNESQAPGLFTDELVRNQVRYLGLLENVRVRRAGYAYRQPYQPCLERYRLLSTHTWPRWAGTARDGVQALFSDLDILPEELAYGHTKVFIRTPRTLFDLEERRRRQVEELATLIQKTYRGWRCRTQYQLMRKSQILISAWFRGHVQKKRYQHTKRAVLLIQACARGWKSRRLLRELKHQKRCHQAAAIISAYWKGYKTRKEYTKYFRSGAMARLANFIYRRLLQKFFLGLKNNLPPLTVSDRSWPPAPYRFLANANEELKTIFYHWKCKKYRDQLSLEKRAALQTKLCASELFKGKKARYGPSVPEPFQGDYVGLQKNPKYQKLQAAAQGKLVLADAVRKVNQANGKMTPQLLLLTKEHVILADPKATQPKVVISLSDIRATSVTRFSDGLLVLHLKEQTGTGGTKGDVLLVSDHVIEVVTRLHQALLETTRQALNLQIADQFSTQFKKSSIAVTVVQGPKGHLGPVCKKKGKKMEVLVC from the exons atggAGGCggacccaccagtgctggccaCGGTGGGAGTGGGTGACCTGGTGCTGCTGGATCCCCTGAGCGAGGAGTCACTGCTCAGCAACCTCCGGGAGCGCTTCCTGCACAAGGAGATCTAC ACCTACATTGGCAATGTGGTGATCTCAGTGAACCCGTACTGCCCGCTGCCCATCTACTCGGCGGAGATGGTGGAGCAATACTGCAATGGCAATTTCTACGCCTTGAAGCCACACAT CTATGCCATTGCTGAAGATGCCTATAGCTCTCTCCGGGACCGGGACAGGGACCAGTGCATCCTCATCACCGGCGAGAGCGGTGCTGGCAAGACTG AGGCCAGCAAGCTGGTGATGTCCTACGTGGCAGCCGTGTGCAGCAAAGGCGCTGAGGTGACCAAGGTgaaggagcagctgctgcagtccaaCCCCGTGCTGGAGG CTTTCGGGAATGCAAAGACCATCCGGAACAACAACTCCTCCCGCTTC GGCAAGTACATGGACGTGGAGTTCGACTTCAAGGGCGAGCCCCTGGGAGGCCTCATAAGCAACT ATCTTCTGGAGAAGTCCCGTGTCGTGCAGCACGTCAAGAACGAGAGGAACTTCCACATCTTCTACCAGCTCCTGGCCGGAGCGTCCGACCCGCTGCTGA AGCGGCTGAAGCTGCAGCGTGACTGCCGGCACCATGGCTACCTGGGTGACGAGGACCCACGCCTGCCGGGCATGGACGATGCCACCAACTTCCAGGCCGTGCAG GATGCCATGCGGATCATTGGCTTCTCAGAGGCGGAGGTGACGCAGCTGCTGGAGGTGACAGCCGTGGTGCTCAAGCTGGGCGACCTGCAGCTCAGCAGCCAGTTCCAGGCCAGCGGCATGGAGGCCTGTGGCATCCAGAACATGCAAG TGCTGCGGGACATCTGCGAGCTCATCGGGCTCCGGGAGAGTGTCCTAGAGCAGGCTCTGTGCTCCCGCACCATGGAGGCCAAGCAGGAGAAGGTGGTGACAGCCCTCAGCGTTGCCCAG GGCTACTTCGGGCGGGACGCGCTGGCCAAGAACATCTACAGCCGCCTCTTTGACTGGCTGGTGACCCGCATCAACGAGAGCATCCAG GTGACCACAGGCGAGCGGCGGAAGGTGATGGGTGTCCTGGATATTTACGGCTTTGAGATTGTCAAG gacAACAGCTTTGAGCAGTTCATCATCAATTACTGCAACGAGAAGCTGCAGCAGATCTTCATCCTCATGACCCtgaaggaggagcaggaggaataCTTCCGGGAG GGCATCGCATGGACCCCAGTGACCTTCTTTGACAACGGCATCATCTGTGACCTGATCGAGAGT GGCAAGGGCGGGATCCTGGCGCTGCTGGATGAGGAGTGCCTGCGCCCGGGCACCGTGagccctgccaccttcctggcCAAGCTGGACCAGGCCTTCGGCAACCACAAGCACTACGAGAGCCGGAAGAGCCAGAGTGACCGGCGCATCACCGACACCAGCCTGCCCAGCACCTGCTTCCGTGTGCACCACTACGCTGGCAAG GTGACCTACAATGCCACGGGCTTCATCGAGAAGAACATGGACCAGCTGTACCGGGGGCTGGCACAGGCCATGTGGCAGGCCAAGCACACTTTGCTGCGCAGCCTCTTCCCTGACGGCGACCCCAAGAAGGCATCACTTAAGATGCCCCCCACAGCCGGCTTCCAGTTCAAGGCCTCCATCAGCACCCTCATGAAGAACCTGTACTCCAAGAACCCCAACTACATCAG GTGCATCAAGCCCAATGAGAGCCAGGCGCCGGGGCTGTTCACGGATGAGCTGGTGCGCAACCAGGTGCGGTACCTGGGGCTGCTGGAGAACGTGCGGGTGCGGCGGGCCGGCTACGCCTACCGCCAGCCCTATCAGCCCTGCCTGGAGCGCTACcggctgctcagcacccacaCCTGGCCCCGCTGGGCCGGCACTGCCAG GGACGGGGTCCAGGCACTGTTCTCTGACCTGGACATCCTGCCTGAGGAGCTGGCCTATGGGCACACCAAGGTCTTCATCCGCACGCCACGCACC CTCTTCGACCTGGAGGAGCGGCGCCGGCGCCAGGTGGAGGAGCTGGCCACGCTGATCCAAAAGACCTACCGGGGCTGGCGGTGCCGTACCCAGTACCAGCTCATGCGCAAGAGCCAGATCCTCATCTCAGCCTGGTTCCGGGGCCACGTG CAAAAGAAGAGGTATCAGCACACGAAGAGGGCGGTACTGCTCATCCAGGCCTGTGCCCGTGGCTGGAAG TCCCGCCGGCTCTTGCGGGAGCTGAAGCACCAGAAGCGTTGCCACCAGGCCGCAGCCATCATTTCTGCTTACTGGAAAGGGTACAAG ACGCGGAAGGAGTACACAAAATACTTCCGCTCTGGGGCCATGGCCCGTCTGGCCAACTTCATCTACCGGCGGCTG CTGCAAAAGTTTTTCCTGGGGCTGAAGAACAACCTGCCCCCGCTGACTGTGAGCGACCGGAGTTGGCCACCAGCCCCCTACCGCTTCCTGGCCAATGCCAATGAGGAGCTGAAGACCATCTTCTACCACTGGAAG TGTAAGAAGTACCGGGACCAGCTGAGCCTGGAGAAGCGGGCAGCGCTGCAGACCAAGCTGTGtgccagtgagctcttcaagGGCAAGAAGGCACGGTACGGCCCCAG TGTCCCGGAGCCGTTCCAGGGTGACTATGTGGGGCTGCAGAAGAACCCCAAGTACCAGAAGCTGCAAGCCGCGGCCCAGGGCAAGCTGGTGCTGGCTGACGCTGTGAGGAAAGTGAACCAGGCCAACGGCAAG ATgacaccccagctcctgctgctcaccAAGGAGCACGTGATCCTCGCAGACCCCAAGGCCACCCAGCCCAAGGTCGTCATCAGCCTGAGTGACATCCGTGCCACCTCTGTCACCCGCTTTTCCGACGGGCTGCTCGTGCTACACCTCAAGGAG CAGACGGGCACGGGGGGGACCAAGGGCGATGTCCTGCTGGTCAGTGACCATGTCATCGAGGTCGTCACCCGTCTGCACCAGGCCCTGCTGGAGACCACGCGGCAGGCGCTCAACCTCCAGATTGCCGACCA GTTCTCCACGCAGTTCAAGAAGAGCAGCATTGCAGTGACGGTGGTGCAGGGGCCGAAGGGGCACCTGGGGCCTGTCTGCAAAAAGAAGGGCAAGAAGATGGAGGTGCTGGTCTGCTGA